GAACCAGCTTCTCCACCTGCCCCTGCCAGGGACGCTGCGTACGGTGCGGCGAAACCAGCACCCATTCGCGCTTCAGCGGATTGAACCTGCGATGAGGATTCTGCTGCGCCAGTGGGTTCACGCTGCACCCGCCTTCTCAAACAGCGCCAAAGCGCCGTCCGAAGGTGAAGAAACAAAGCAATCGGCTTTGATTCCTACGGCAAGCTCGTAGTCGCGCTTGACCTGCTCCACAAACGTCGCTGCAGACTCAGTCTTCACCACATTCACCGTGCATCCACCAAAGCCGCCGCCGGTAATCCTCGCGCCAAAACATCCCTGCTGACGACGCGCAATCTCAACCAGTGAATCGACCTCAGAGCAGCTTGCAGCAAAATCGTCGCGCATGCTCGCGTGTGCCTCGATCATCAACTCGCCAAATCGGTTCATATCCCCTGCAAGCAGAGCCTCGCGGGCCGCCATAACACGCGCATTCTCGGTAATGATGTGCCTGCACCTGGCATAACTTTCAGCGCTCATCTTTCCGCGACAGGCATCGAGATCTGCAACCGCTGCATCGCGCAGCAACTCGATTCCCGGTCGCTCGCGCCGCAGAACCTCCTGACCTGCTTCCACCTCATCGCGGCGATTGCCGTAGTCTCCGGTTGCTACCGAATGCTTTACCATCGAATTGGCAATCACAACACGAACGCTGGAAGGCAGCGGGAGCAGCTCATACTCCAGCGAACGACAGTCCAGCATCATTGCGCGATGCTCAACGCCGCCAGCGACGATAAACTGGTCCATAATTCCGCACTTCGCCCCGACATACTCGTTTTCCGCCGCACGGCAAAGCGGCGCAAGCTCTTCAAGCGGAAGTCTCATCTTCATCTGAGACAGTATGGCGATTGCGACGGCAACTTCAACCGAAGCCGAGGAACTGAGTCCGGCTCCAAGCGGAACATCCCCATCAAGACTCATATTGAATCCGCTAGGACCGATACCTGCCTGCTTCAAACTCCACAGAACGCCAGCCGGATAATCGCTCCAACGCCCATCCGGCTCTTTCCCCAGAGAAGCGATATCAAACTCTCGCGCCTCTCCGTAGTTTGTCGAATAGAAGACGGCCTTACCGTCGCTGCGTGGGCTTATAGCAGCAACCGTGCGAAACCCGATCGCCATCGGCATAACCAGACCGCCCGTGTAGTCCGTATGCTCGCCAATCAGGTTTACGCGGGCTGGAGCTGAATACGTCTTTGCTTCTGAGCCAAACCGGTCAGCGTGTGCTGAGCGCACCTTCGCATCTACTGCTGTCATCCAGGGCACCAGAGTTCATGGATTGCAAGTCACGTTCAATCCTACAACGGACGCGCATCTGGCTTGATTTATTCTTCGCGCAGCACCTCAAGAGGCTTCTGTCCAAGCACCCTGAAGCTCGCTGCCCACCCCGTAAACACCGTGATCGCTGCAGTCGCGAACAAAGCCGCCAGCGTCCAGCTCCAGTGAAAACGATACGGAACGGACATACGGCCAAGCAGGCTATGCGCAATTAGATTTGCAAACCCTACACCGACAATGCCCGCAACCAGCCCCAGCACAGCAAACTCCACCGAGAAAACTGTGCCAATCCGTGCACGTGTGGCGCCAAGCGTCTTCAGCACAACCACCTCGCGAATCCTGCGGTAGCGGGTCCCGGCTATCGCACTGGCAAGAATGACGATACCTGCAAAGACACTGAACGCGGCGAGAAATTGAATGACGTAGGTAATCTGAATGACGACTGACCGAACCGTCTCCAGCGCCTGCGCTACATTGATCACCGTTATCGTCGGGTAGCTCTTATATAGCGCGCGCTGCACCTCGCCGACACGATTGGGATCGACATGCACTCCGCCATACCAAACAACCGGCAAACCCCTGAGCACCGCCGGAGGCAGAATAAACTCGGCGCGTGCATAAGTATGCTGACCATCGGCCTTTGTAAGCGCCGTAACCGTCGCTGTAATCTGCGCATCCTGTGCGGCAAAGGTGATCTTCGAGCCTACCTTCACGCCCAGCCGCTCCGCCGTCCTTCTACCTATCGCAACCTGTGGATGTGTCTCTTCCGCACCCCACCACTTTCCGTCGGTGACGCTCGTCCCGACGGGTGGAGCGGTGAATGACGTCAGTGAGATCGTCTGCAGCATCCTGCGCGGGAAGTTCTTGAGCCTGGCCTGGTTCGCCGGAACACCATCGATAGCAATGATGCGCGATGAGACCACAGGCAGAAGCTCCGGATCGGCAGTGACCGCAGGCTGGGCTTTCAATAATGTGCGCACGCCGGAAATTTCATCGCTCGTGATATCGATCATGAAGACATTCGGCAGATTAGGTGCGCTCGATATATGCAGCTCCGACACAACAGCCTGCTGCACCAGAAACACTGCCGTAATTTGCATGACTCCCATACCAACAGCCGCCAGTAGCGCTGCCGATGGATTGCCCGGGCGATAAAGATTCGCCAGCCCATGACGCAACGCCGATGGCAGGCGCAAACGTGTTCGCGAGAGAAACCATCGCAAGGCCGCAAGTAACGCAGCACATGCCGCCAATAGAACGGCCAGCACTGCG
This region of Acidobacteriota bacterium genomic DNA includes:
- the galK gene encoding galactokinase — translated: MTAVDAKVRSAHADRFGSEAKTYSAPARVNLIGEHTDYTGGLVMPMAIGFRTVAAISPRSDGKAVFYSTNYGEAREFDIASLGKEPDGRWSDYPAGVLWSLKQAGIGPSGFNMSLDGDVPLGAGLSSSASVEVAVAIAILSQMKMRLPLEELAPLCRAAENEYVGAKCGIMDQFIVAGGVEHRAMMLDCRSLEYELLPLPSSVRVVIANSMVKHSVATGDYGNRRDEVEAGQEVLRRERPGIELLRDAAVADLDACRGKMSAESYARCRHIITENARVMAAREALLAGDMNRFGELMIEAHASMRDDFAASCSEVDSLVEIARRQQGCFGARITGGGFGGCTVNVVKTESAATFVEQVKRDYELAVGIKADCFVSSPSDGALALFEKAGAA